Proteins from a genomic interval of Pseudobdellovibrionaceae bacterium:
- a CDS encoding NADP-dependent malic enzyme, translated as MKAKSLNDQALEFHSQGKPGKIEVVPTKAANTEKDLSLAYSPGVAAPCMAIAKDPSKVWDYTARGNLVAVISNGTAVLGLGNIGPLASKPVMEGKGILFKMFAGIDVFDLEMNTLDVDGMCAAVKALEPTFGGINLEDIKAPECFEIEERLKKEMKIPVFHDDQHGTAIVSGAALINACHVTGRKLEDIRIVVNGAGASAIACSNIFIALGVRREHLIMCDSQGTIYKGRKDGMNKYKERFANDTEARSLSDALKGADVFVGLSVAGAVTPEMIMPMAKNPIVFAMANPDPEIDPPTVKKARPDAITATGRSDYNNQVNNVLGFPAIFRGALDTRATQINEEMKLAACHALASLAREEVPENVSARYGGQTFNYGPEYLIPKPFDPRVLLWVAPAVAQAAMKSGVAQRPIEDMEAYRHGLERFQGPSKVFIREAINKVKANAANDGGVLPQIVFPEGTSTKILRAIATLVDEEMCRPVLLGSPERIKERIRQLELRNLDDVTIIDTAKSPRLQDYVLEYYTRRQRKGVQLAEAERLMANPNYFAAMMVEMGDADALVNGASQNYKDAVKPIFEIIRTTSDGIASGLNFMLTEDKILVLADTTVNFDPTSEQLAAIAIQAARVQEYFNQKPSIAMLSYSNFTNSPGTPAKMRRAAELVKKKRPDLTVDGDVQADTAVNPEIAKRIFPFSELKDGANILIFPNLEASNIAYKLLQQLGKGEVIGPFLMGIRRSANVVQRTTTVDSIVNSVVLTTLEAQYLKQVRMRRQTT; from the coding sequence GTGAAAGCCAAATCCCTCAACGATCAGGCGCTGGAGTTCCACAGCCAAGGCAAACCCGGAAAGATCGAAGTCGTCCCCACCAAGGCGGCGAACACCGAAAAGGATCTGAGTCTCGCGTACTCGCCCGGCGTCGCGGCCCCCTGCATGGCCATTGCGAAGGATCCTTCCAAAGTATGGGACTACACCGCACGCGGGAATCTGGTCGCGGTCATCTCGAACGGAACCGCCGTCCTGGGTCTGGGGAACATCGGACCCCTCGCCTCGAAGCCCGTCATGGAGGGGAAAGGCATCCTCTTCAAAATGTTCGCCGGCATCGACGTTTTTGACCTCGAGATGAACACACTGGACGTCGACGGCATGTGCGCCGCCGTCAAGGCGCTGGAGCCCACCTTCGGTGGCATCAACCTGGAAGATATCAAGGCCCCCGAGTGCTTTGAAATCGAAGAGCGCTTGAAAAAGGAAATGAAGATCCCCGTCTTCCACGACGACCAGCACGGAACGGCGATCGTTTCGGGCGCAGCCCTCATCAACGCCTGCCACGTCACGGGCCGCAAACTGGAAGACATCCGCATCGTCGTGAACGGCGCGGGCGCATCGGCCATTGCCTGCTCGAATATTTTTATTGCGTTAGGGGTCCGTCGCGAACACCTGATCATGTGCGACAGCCAGGGAACGATCTATAAGGGCCGCAAAGACGGCATGAACAAATACAAAGAGCGTTTCGCCAACGACACCGAAGCGCGCTCGTTGAGCGACGCACTGAAGGGCGCCGACGTCTTCGTGGGTCTTTCGGTGGCGGGTGCGGTGACGCCCGAGATGATCATGCCTATGGCGAAAAATCCCATCGTCTTTGCCATGGCGAACCCCGATCCCGAGATCGATCCGCCCACGGTGAAAAAAGCGCGCCCCGACGCGATCACCGCCACCGGCCGCTCGGACTACAACAACCAAGTGAACAACGTCCTGGGCTTCCCCGCGATCTTCCGCGGCGCCCTCGACACCCGCGCCACGCAAATCAACGAAGAGATGAAGCTCGCCGCCTGCCACGCCTTGGCCTCGCTCGCGCGCGAAGAGGTCCCCGAAAACGTCTCGGCCCGTTATGGGGGACAGACCTTCAACTACGGCCCCGAATATCTGATCCCGAAACCCTTCGATCCCCGCGTTCTTCTGTGGGTGGCTCCGGCCGTGGCCCAAGCCGCGATGAAGTCCGGCGTCGCCCAGCGCCCGATCGAAGACATGGAAGCTTACCGCCACGGTCTGGAGCGCTTCCAGGGACCGTCGAAGGTTTTCATCCGCGAAGCGATCAACAAAGTGAAGGCGAACGCCGCGAACGACGGTGGAGTCCTACCGCAGATCGTCTTCCCCGAAGGAACTTCGACAAAAATCCTGCGCGCCATCGCGACCCTCGTGGACGAAGAGATGTGCCGCCCGGTGCTGCTCGGATCCCCCGAAAGGATCAAAGAGCGCATCCGCCAACTGGAACTGCGGAATCTGGACGATGTCACCATCATCGATACCGCGAAATCGCCGCGTCTGCAAGACTACGTGCTCGAATACTACACCCGCCGCCAACGCAAGGGCGTACAGCTGGCGGAAGCCGAGCGACTCATGGCGAATCCGAACTACTTCGCCGCGATGATGGTTGAAATGGGCGACGCCGACGCGCTCGTGAACGGCGCGAGCCAGAACTACAAAGACGCGGTGAAGCCGATCTTCGAAATCATCCGCACGACTTCGGATGGCATCGCCTCGGGCCTGAACTTCATGCTGACCGAGGACAAGATTTTGGTGCTCGCGGATACCACCGTGAACTTCGATCCGACCTCCGAGCAGCTGGCCGCGATCGCCATTCAAGCGGCGCGCGTGCAGGAGTACTTCAACCAGAAGCCCTCCATCGCGATGCTCTCTTACTCGAACTTCACCAACTCGCCCGGGACTCCGGCCAAGATGCGCCGGGCGGCCGAGCTCGTGAAAAAGAAACGCCCCGATCTGACGGTGGACGGCGACGTCCAAGCCGATACGGCGGTGAACCCCGAGATCGCGAAGCGCATTTTCCCCTTTAGCGAACTCAAAGACGGTGCTAATATTTTAATATTCCCCAATCTGGAGGCGTCAAACATCGCCTATAAGCTTCTGCAACAGTTGGGAAAAGGAGAAGTTATCGGTCCGTTCCTCATGGGAATCCGCCGCTCCGCCAACGTGGTTCAACGCACCACCACCGTCGACTCCATCGTAAATTCGGTTGTTTTAACCACTCTTGAGGCTCAATATCTCAAACAGGTACGGATGCGGAGGC